A stretch of Perognathus longimembris pacificus isolate PPM17 chromosome 1, ASM2315922v1, whole genome shotgun sequence DNA encodes these proteins:
- the LOC125368022 gene encoding protein unc-13 homolog C-like: MNRLLQESEEEIMVTLGPSRLFLDKAKAETMYGIKGKSSEPVGSLPEDNSLPPCCGSTASAIGGDRDGDLAQLCSCGKQANSQLPLDSSACVSESGSQDLSSASITTSCQELSEKNQAKSLLSRGHGQAYSHEQKEPLGDVVDYIIRELQGISRLQTEIAELQQHLNQVRGSVDEVSSCVDSVLSEIEGLHIGSSSLAKLCEEEKAQEPHMERHDGEAILYLYGLPEQDSENTMELVDNFLAKHLCVNGMQCERYIREAFREGTAPAPRPTVVKLAHLEHRDFILQKSILLQSVGVRVATREEPDGLPGCKNPPKESISSLQQLQDCSQNSLKQSKPVLQMERGDRVPMTGSYQMKTQNQHREHEVSEQQDSCFLLNNNLAKQSEVSKPEDVNGTSGASQVINGSCDELAGKEASVSPLHQLEDPTLVLISKEEDLGKSQLFKQFSQELEACKVAKLENDYSNKSEIRSCLSLPGSLKTERVNVEDKLLSCEAGLNILSSKQLEDLLADKSRRFATLSSDSMMEEMILGPETFSNMVHIDLNEEEECAAQVLKNVFDKSSCLLGDSQESEDVEIKFYTTKLGRAIHHFRSALQGVFQKLDNSGSLSPEDLESNESGSQSENSDQLLGIVSSGGAQDCSIESPGSQGTESLLSVISGGAGTSTQGEQISQDPSNFSLASNNLPLAHSFPSFPLAPCLGNEMCTRPESPKQGRLRLEQVCAETIYLSKCIDNFKNVLREKRLRQKKLLHELVQKASHPSPEDISSGILSFYVIGLIPAVLEWQSIWTAWDLYGGK, translated from the coding sequence ATGAATCGATTGTTGCAAGAGTCAGAGGAAGAAATCATGGTCACCTTGGGACCCTCCAGGCTTTTCCTAGATAAGGCAAAGGCAGAGACTATGTATGGCATCAAGGGCAAATCCTCAGAACCTGTTGGATCCTTACCAGAGGACAATTCCCTGCCCCCTTGCTGTGGGTCAACAGCCTCAGCCATTGGTGGAGATAGAGATGGGGACCTGGCCCAGCTTTGCAGCTGTGGGAAGCAGGCCAACAGCCAACTTCCTCTGGATTCTAGTGCCTGTGTTTCAGAGTCTGGTTCTCAGGACCTCTCATCTGCCAGCATTACTACAAGCTGCCAAGAGCTCTCAGAAAAGAACCAAGCCAAGTCCCTTTTGTCCAGAGGCCATGGCCAGGCCTATAGTCATGAACAGAAAGAGCCTTTGGGTGATGTAGTAGACTATATTATCAGAGAACTACAAGGCATCAGCCGTCTTCAGACTGAGATTGCTGAGCTGCAGCAGCACTTGAACCAAGTCCGTGGCTCAGTTGATGAAGTGTCTAGCTGCGTAGACTCAGTGCTGAGTGAAATAGAAGGCTTGCATATAGGAAGCAGCTCTCTGGCCAAGTTATGTGAGGAGGAAAAGGCCCAGGAACCCCACATGGAAAGACATGATGGGGAAGCCATCCTTTACCTATACGGACTTCCTGAACAAGATTCAGAAAATACTATGGAACTTGTAGACAACTTCCTAGCCAAGCACCTCTGTGTTAATGGCATGCAGTGCGAAAGATACATTAGAGAGGCATTTAGGGAAGGCACAGCTCCTGCCCCTAGGCCCACTGTGGTGAAGCTTGCCCATCTAGAGCACAGAGACTTCATCTTGCAGAAATCCATCCTTTTGCAGAGTGTTGGAGTCAGGGTTGCCACCAGAGAAGAACCAGATGGGCTACCAGGCTGTAAgaatcccccaaaagaatctatatcaTCATTGCAACAACTTCAGGATTGCAGTCAAAATTCTTTAAAGCAGAGCAAACCAGTTCTTCAGATGGAAAGAGGGGACCGAGTACCTATGACAGGATCATACCAGATGAAGACTCAGAATCAACATAGAGAACATGAGGTTTCTGAGCAGCAAGACTCTTGCTTCCTCCTCAACAACAACTTAGCAAAGCAAAGTGAGGTGTCTAAGCCAGAGGATGTAAATGGAACATCAGGGGCATCCCAGGTTATCAATGGCAGCTGTGATGAACTAGCAGGGAAAGAGGCTTCTGTGTCTCCCCTCCATCAACTTGAGGATCCTACCTTAGTGCTAATCTCCAAAGAGGAAGATTTGGGGAAATCTCAGCTTTTCAAACAGTTCAGCCAAGAACTTGAAGCATGTAAAGTAGCAAAGCTAGAAAATGACTACAGCAATAAAAGTGAGATCAGGAGCTGCCTGTCACTGCCTGGGTCATTGAAGACAGAGAGAGTGAATGTAGAGGACAAGCTTCTGAGTTGTGAGGCTGGCCTTAATATTTTGAGCTCAAAACAGCTGGAGGACCTtttggcagacaaatccagaagGTTTGCCACTTTGAGCTCTGATAGCATGATGGAGGAAATGATCTTAGGACCTGAGACCTTCAGTAACATGGTTCATATTGACCTGAATGAAGAGGAAGAATGTGCTGCTCAGGTCCTTAAGAATGTTTTTGACAAGTCTTCTTGTTTGCTGGGTGACTCACAGGAGAGTGAGGATGTGGAAATCAAGTTTTACACAACTAAACTGGGCCGAGCAATTCACCACTTTCGTTCAGCCCTGCAGGGAGTGTTTCAGAAGCTGGATAACAGTGGGTCACTGAGTCCTGAGGACCTGGAAAGCAATGAAAGTGGTTCCCAATCAGAGAACAGTGATCAGCTTCTTGGGATAGTGAGTTCAGGAGGTGCCCAGGATTGTTCCATAGAGAGTCCTGGAAGTCAGGGCACTGAGAGTTTGCTTAGTGTGATTTCTGGTGGCGCAGGCACCTCCACACAAGGCGAACAAATCTCTCAAGACCCAAGCAACTTCTCTCTTGCTTCTAATAACTTGCCTCTTGCACACTCCTTTCCAAGTTTTCCTCTGGCCCCATGTTTGGGAAATGAGATGTGTACCAGGCCTGAATCTCCTAAACAAGGCAGACTTCGCCTAGAACAAGTATGTGCAGAGACTATCTACCTTAGCAAGTGCATcgacaattttaaaaatgttctaaGAGAGAAAAGACTGAGGCAGAAAAAACTTTTGCATGAGCTAGTTCAAAAGGCAAGCCATCCCTCACCAGAAGACATATCATCAGGTATTCTGAGTTTCTATGTAATTGGATTGATCCCAGCTGTCTTGGAATGGCAGTCCATCTGGACAGCTTGGGACTTGTATGGTGGCAAGTGA